From Terriglobales bacterium:
CATTGCGCGGTCTGGCGCGGGTGGATTTAACTCTTGAAGAGCTGCAGAAGAAAGCCGCGCCGCGGCAAATGCGGGTAGCCGCGACAAGAAGCGGGGCGGCGTAGAGCTGCGTTGCCAAAGCCCGCATTATTTGTGGAGCTTTTTCGGGGGCCTGGAGGCCCACGCTTCCACCGCAGTTCACACGTCCGGAGTAGCTCGCTCCAGCTTTAACTAGCGAAATCTTCTTGTGATCTTTCAGAGTTGCAGCCGTTCGCCCACGCCGGCGGCACGGGCGCGTGCAAGCACCAGGGCCGCGGAGGCGACGTCCTGCACACCCACGCCGGTGAGATCGCAAACGATGATTTCTTGTTCGGTGCGGCGACCGGGTTTGCCGCTGGAAGCTATCTCGCCCAGTTCGGCGCATATTTTTTCTTTCGAGATGGCACCGGCCTCGAGGGCGTGATGGATTTCGCCCAGCCGTATGCACTGTGGGATGCTGTCGGCAATGATGCGGTCGGCGCGAGCGAGCACGTCAACCTCAAGTTCCTGTTTATCAGGCGCGTCGGAGCCGACAGCAATGATCAGAGCTCCCGCCTTGAGCCACTCGGCCTGGACCAGCGGCCGGCGGCTGGCCGTGGTGGTCACAACCAGGTCGGCGCCTGCGGCTGCTTCGCGTGCTGATCCGGCCGTGCGAAAGCTAATTCCCTTGTCGTTGCCCAGCAGTTGGAAGCGGGCTTTGAGATCATCCACGCACCGAGCTGTTCTCCCCGGGTCACGACCCCAGACTTTTACCTCACGGAATTCTCGCACCAGATAGATAAGCTCGGTCTGATAGCGGGCCTGGCCGCCTGATCCGATCACGGCGACAGAATGAATTTCCTTGCGAGCTAAGTGCTTGGCAGCAACCGCTCCGGCGGCGGCGGTGCGCAAATCGGTGATGAATCCGTTATCAAGCAGGAAGGCTGCGGGAGCACCGGTCATGGCATCGAACACCAGCACCATGCCGCCGTTGGGCGAAATTCCGAGCTCAGTATTCTCGGGAAAACCGGAAGCGATTTTTACGGCGTAGTGACTGCCGCCGTGGAGGTGCCCAGCTTTTATGTGAATTTCGCCGCGATGCTCAGGTATGTCGAGGCCAATAACTGCGGGCAGCTCTGCTTTGCCACTCGAATAAGCAGCGAGCGCCTCTTCAACCGCCTGCACGCATGCGGCGGGGTCGAGCAGGCGCCGGATTTCTGACTCGCGCAGGACCAGAACCGCAGACATGCGGTAAGACTAACATTGCGCCTCAGTAGGCGATTCGCTTGCCACGCGGAAGCACCACTGTGCCCAAGGCAGCATCAGGCGGCAGCTTCGAGGCCGAATTCGGGTAAGCGACGTTGCAGCCAATCTGCAACCGGGGTATCTAGAATTAGGTGCTGTTGGACTTCGTTGCTGGCCAGAGGTCGCCACGGGAAGATAGCCGTGCGGAATTCGACTCTGCCGTTCCATTGGCGGTAAAAGACCGGACCACCTTCCTCAAACTCTAAAACAAGTTCCCCCTCACTAGGTTCAAGAACGTACACACCTTCCTTGACCGTCATTTTGCCCCTCTTAAGCCGCCGTCCCGGCAGCGGCAACTCCAATTTGGGTCGTGTGAGACTTCACTATTGGGATGTGACCACTATCAAAGGGGATACTGCTGCTGCCCGTCTATGGTGAAAATCAGGTGCTCCTGGCCATGTTGCAGCGATATTACGCCGTTGAAAACAGGCGCCAGAGCCGGTCAGCGTGCCTGTGGTTTGGCGAAGCCGCGCACCATGCAGTGAACCAGGCGATCTATTTGCTCTGCGGTTAGCTTGTCGCCGAAGGCGGGCATGCCACCGTCGGTCCCGTTCTTCACCGCGTCCAGAAGCTCAGCGTCGCCTTTGGCGCGCTGCCATGCCGGATCGGTAAAGTTCGGAGTATGCACTGCCGAAACTCCCCGTCCCTCAGCGCCATGACAGGACGCGCACGTTTTGGCAAAAAGAGCGTTGGTATCGCCGCATTCTGGGACCGTTGCCGGTCGAGGTTCGGCTTTAGGAGTTTCGGGAGCAGCTTCCACCGTACTGGTTGGGGGAGGCGGCCCGGGAACAATGGTCGTCCGGGGCGCGGGAGCGCCCGGAGCGCGCAATGCGAAGGCGTAGACGGCGCCGTCGTGAGTGGTGGCAAGTATTTTATCGTCAGCCACGGCGAGGCCAGAAAAATGCGTCCAGCCGGCGATCGTGTCACCACTAGACCAGAGTTCGCGGCCGGTGCGGGCGTCGAGCGCGTACAGAATTGCGTGACCTTGATTACGTAGCTCGCGCTTTTCGAGCAGCTGTGAGATGTCTCCGTTGCGAACCTGCTCCGTGTTCTCGCCCGTGCCGAGGACAAAAGCCACTCCTCCGGCAATTGAAACCGGGTCGGGGACGGAGATGTCTCTTGAAATCCACGCAGGCTGCAGCACAGGTTTGGCTTGGGCTCCGGCGACTATCTTAAAGGCCATTATGCTGCCTGCTTTGACCGGACCGTAGGATTGCGGGAACTGGGCGGCTTCTGTGGGCAATCCCCATGAGGGAACATACAGCCAGGTCTGGCCGGTGTTGTCCTTCCATACGCTCATCTCGCCCCAGATGCCGTTCTTTTCGAACGTTTGTTCCTTGTTCGTGTAGCGGGGAGAAATATAAGCGGGAGCATGATGATCTGGGCCAGACATGGTGGCGATATCGGCCACATAGATGGCGCCCTCTTTTCCACCCACAGCGGTGAGCACGCGATCGCGCCAGCGAAAGATCACCGGTGTGGATGTGCTCATATCCAGGTCGCGACGGGTTAGATATTCCCAGTTTGAGGGGGTGTAATAGCCGGCAAGCTGTAGCGTGCGCGGCACCAGTTTGAGGATGGTGTCGCCAAAAGCGTTGGCCTCGGGCTTGAAATCGGCGTCTCCGGCCGCGCCGTAAATGAAACCGTCGAAATCAATGGAAGGTCCGCCGCGTCCCCAGATCCCGGCACCGCAAAAGGATTTTTCGCATTGGCCCGCACTGTAGAACCTGACGACAGGTTTTCCGGGCGCCTCCGGGTCAAGAGCGACGATCCCTGAACGCACGTTGTTGCAGTCTTGCGAGAGACTGGTGTAGAGCACACCCCCTGAATAGTTGAGGCTCCACATCTTGGAGAATGCGGGAACGAACTGAATGGGGGGAATAAGCACGCTGCCATCCGCGAGCGCGAGCGTGTGCAGGCGACCGTCGCTCGCAATAACGAAAACCCGACTTCGGGCAGGATCAATGACTGGCGTGGCATTAAGGGAATAAGGGCAAAGCCAGGTGCTTGCGCCCGGACGGGGATCCTCGCCAGCGACCTCGGTCTTCCATACCAACTCTCCTGTCTCGGCATCGAGCGCAAACATGTGGTCGGAGCTCCCGGCAACGATCACCAGATTCTTGTTACCACCCGGGGTCTTTACTCCGCGCACCACCAGGGGCGCCGTCAGCCCGTTCATTGACAATGGCTGGTTAGGAACTACCGTCTTCCATATCAGTCCCAGCTGGGACACATTCGCGGGGGAGAACGCCCGCTCCTCCGGGGTGAATCCTGAGCGTTGGAGATCGTGTCCGTAGGTGAGCCACTGGCCGGATTGTGCCGACGCTAACAAAGTCGCAAAAGAACAAAATACAAAAAGAACAAATAGTGCTCGTTGAAACACGCGTATCTCCCAGAGGCGAAAGGTATGGCCGGGTGTTTGACAAAGACAGGAATTATACCGATGTGAGCCCCTGATCGAGCAACTGGCCTGCGGCGCGGTCAGCTTCCTGGCTGGAATAGCGAAGGTCCGTGACGCCAGAAAGATCGGGGTTGGCGAAGGCGATTCTGCCGAATGGAGTATTGCGCAGGGCCTCGCGTAGAGAGGGTTTCCGGTTCGCGCCGAAAAAGAAGCCGAGATGGCGAATTTGTGGAATACTGCTTGGCTCGACCTGCGGTCAGCATTTAAACAATATGGAGAGCTAAAGAATGAGCGAGTTTTCGCGACGGGATTTTCTGCGTCGGTCAGCAGGCCTGGCGGCAGTGGCAGGAGCCAGCGTCGTGCCGGGTGTTACTGCGATAGCGGGGCGACTTACACCTAACAATCACTCCGTACCAGACATTACATTTCCGGCCAAAAAGCATGATCGCATAGCGGTTGCCTCCTGGCCATTTCGCATGTACATGGAAAGCCCGTACAACACCGAGTACCGCGATCCAAAGCTTAAAGGAATGGACCTCACGGAGTTCCCCGCCCACGTGCGAGACCGATTTGGCGTCCACAACATTGAGCCGTTAAGCATGCATTTCCGCTCCACAGATCCCGATTACCTGCACGAATTTCGCACTGCGGTGGAGAAGGCCGGCTCCCACATAGTCGATATTCCGATGGGCGGGCAGGAGAGCTATTACGATGCCGATCCGGAAGTCAGGAAGAAAGCGGTAGAGCTGGGAAAGAAATGGGTGGATGTCGCAGTGGCCGTTGGCTCGCCCAGTATTAGAAACCACATTGGGGGAGCGAAGAGCTCTGCTCCTAACGTGGAGGTCACAGCCAAGGGGCTGAAACAAGTGGCTGAATATGGCGCCAGCAAGAACGTAGTTGTGAACCTGGAGAATGATGATCTGACCAGCGAGGACGCCTTTTTCATCGTGAAGGTCATTGAGAAGGTGAACAGCCCGTGGTTGCGAGCGCTGCCTGACTTCTGCAACTCGATGATGGGAGGCAATGCCGATTTCAATTACAGGGCGGTTGCGGCAATGTTTAAGCACGCCTACAACATTTGTCACGTAAAAGATTCAGAAGTAGGGGACAAGGGGAAGGTTGAGCGGGTGGACGTGCCCAAGACCTTTGGCATCCTGAAGGCGAGCGGGTTTCGCGGATATTGCTCCATGGAGTGGGAAGGCGCGGGCGATCCTTACCATGGAACCCAGCAGTTGATTGCAGCGACACTGAAATATTTGTGACCAAAAGAAAAACCCAGCAGGTTCACACCTGCCGGGTTTGATACAGGTCATCAAGCCGCAACTGCGGAGAGCAGCCTGTCCGAGATGGTGGTCTCCAGCTTGAAATACTTTACCGTGACCGGAACCATCAGGTACGGCTCAACGATCTGCTTCACCTTGGGGAAGAACTCCCGCTCATAACGCTCGGCGTTTGCCTTGGTGTGCCAGAGCGTAATGGTGACAGCCTTCGTGGGCTCGGTCTCGTTTTCAAATGCGAGGATGTCCACGAAACCGTCATATCTGTTCAGGATGGGAAGAATTTCTTCTTTCACTCTCTTGAACAGTTCGGGTTTCTTCTCCGGTTTTACGACCAGTTCCAACATGCGTGCGAACATAGGAGGGCTCCTTTCTATAAAGAACTATCTTGCTGTACATCAAACACTCTGGATCTTTGGCCTCCGAAAACGGCATTTCTCGTCGGGCGCACGGTCTATCGACGATTTATTATGCCGGTGCCCTCGACTGTTTTCCTGCTGCGAGGGGCTGCCTCTCATGAGGCCCGAATCGTTGCACCATGCGCCCGATTCGAGCACATCATGCTTCCGGGACCAGAGGGATGATGTGATCCGTATCACGGTTTAGCGTGATAGCCGAGCTTGACTTTTGGACGTGCTGAGGGCGGGAAACGGCTGCCATTGCGGCTGCTTGGGATAATCCATCTTTAAACCCTTTAGTGTTTCCACCAGAATCCGCGAGATTACGACGTTGCGAAACCATTTCTTGTCGGCCGGGATAATGTACCAAGGCGCGTACTTCGTGCTGCAGTGGTGAAAAACATCCTCATAAGCATCCTCGTATTGATCCCAGAACTTACGCTCAATCAGATCGCCCTCGTTGACCTTCCAGTATTTCTTGGGGTGCTCCAGGCGCGCTAGCAACCGCTTCGCTTGCTCCTCGCGGCTGATGTGGAGGAAGAACTTAACAATCGTAGTACCAGTCTCGGCCAACAGCCGCTCAAAGTCGTTGATGTGCTCGAACCTGCGCTTGAGTTCGCCGCGCGACAAGTGCTGATGTACGCGCACCACCAGCACCTCTTCGTAATGTGACCGGTTAAAAATACCAATCATTCCGCGCTTTGGTGCCGCCTTGTGGACGCGCCACAGGTAATCGTGCTGCGTCTCTTCGCCTACAGGTTGTTTGAACGGCGTAACAGTGCAGCCTTGTGGGTTCAGGCCAGTGAAAATGTGGCGGATGGTGCCATCTTTGCCGGCTGCATCCAGCCCCTGAAGCACTACCAGGAAAGCGTGCTTATCTTCTGCGTAGAGCAGCTCCTGCAGGTCAAACAACCGCTGGCGATGCTTCTCCAGCAACTTGTCGGCGTGCTTCGAATCCTTCACGTCTGCGGTATAGCCGGGATCTAAGTCTGCAAGCTTTACCTTTTTGCCCGGCTTCACCAGATACTGCTTCAGGTTTTTCATGCTGAGCGAGTGGACAGGGACATGTGCGCTGAATTTTCTTCAGCCGGGCACCCAAGAAAATGCCTTGGTCATCACTCCCGCCCTATTGGGGGGCACCGTGATGTCCAAGGCTTCCTTGATTTAGGCGGAACGCGATTTCAGACCGGGATCTTCCGCTTCCACCAGCGGCACATTCACCAGGTGCTCGCTCAAAAACCAGACCTGCAGCTCGTTGGTGCGGAGAACCTCGCTAATCAGCAGGTCGTTCGTGCCGTCGTCGCCCAGAGTGGAAGCACGGCGAGCCAGTTTTCGAGTGCCTGAGATCACGACCTTGTGAGCGTCCAGCAGGCGGGAAAGCTGCACGGGAACCTCTTCGCGACCGCGGGGAGGACGTTCGATGCGAGTGGTTTCCGCCACGTCCGGCGCCATGGCGATGCTGACGCCGCCCAGCAACTGGATGCGCTCGGCGATCGCATCTACGAGTTCCACCTGCTCATCGAAGTGCTTGTCGAAGAGCAGATGCAGTTGATAAAAAGTTGGGCCGGCAACCTGCCAGTGCGATTTCTTGTACAAGTCGCGCAAGGTCATGGTATCGGCCAATAGCACGTTGAGCTGCTCGGTCATCTCCAGACGAACGGGCTCTTCCAGATCGAGGGGCAGCAGGAACTCGACCGTGCCATATGCCTGAATTTCGCGCGCTTTCTGATGAAGCCGAGGTTGCGCGCTGATGATATTCTGTTTGTGATTTCCGCGAGATTCTTTCTTCGCCATCGAAGTTCTCCTTAAATTTCGCAACATGAGCCGGGCGACATTATTGCATAGCCCGTCAAACAAGACTCGGCGGCCCGTTGTGTTGATGCTCGAATTCCTGTATTGGGAGCATGTTTTTGCTATTCGGCCCAACGGCGGGGCGTGAAACGGCGCTTGGGCGCCCGAAGGCCCAGATGTTGAAGTTTCCGAAAAACATGCCGCTCTGAGACAATAGCTGTACTGAATGATTCAACTATCCGCGGCCGGAAAGCGCTTCGGCCCTAAAATTCTCTTCGAAAATCTCGATTGGCTGATCACGCCCCGCGATCGCATAGGCCTGGTGGGCGCGAACGGCACCGGGAAATCTACGCTCCTCAAGGTCCTCGCGGGCCTGGAATCGCTCGACTATGGCTCCATGACGGCCATGAAGGGGATCACCGCAGGATACCTTCCGCAGGACGGGCTAACTCTCTCCGGGCGCACTGTATTTGAAGAGTGCATGTCCGTATTCGATGACTTGCATGCCATGGAGCGGGAGATGGAGTCGCTCACCACCCGCATGTCTGAGGTGGACCATACCAGTGCCGAGTACGACCAGATTGCCGACCGGTTCCACCGCATTCAGGGCGAGTTCCATGCGCGCGACGGATATGCCCTAGAGGCGCAAGTCGGGGCAGTGCTGGTGGGACTGGGTTTTGGCAAAGAAGACTGGACACGGCGCACAGAAGAATTTAGCGGCGGCTGGCAAATGCGGCTCGCCATGGCCAAGCTGCTGCTGCAAAAGCCGAACCTGTTATTGCTGGACGAACCGACGAACCACCTGGATCTTGAAGCCCGCAACTGGCTGGAGGAGTACCTGGAAGAGTATCCGTATGCCTATGTGCTGATTTCACACGATCGTTATTTCCTCGACGTGACCGTCAGCAAGACCGCGGAAATCTGGAACAAGCGGGTGACCTTCTATACGGGAAATTACGAGCAATTCCTGAAGCAGAAAAACGAGCGCAAGACGCAACTGGAAGCCGCATACCGGAACCAACGTGACCGGATCGAGCAGCTGGAAGTATTTATCAATCGCTTCCGTTACCAGGCCACCAAGGCGAAGCAGGTACAGAGCCGTATTAAGGAGCTGGAACGAATCGAGCGCATCGAGGTCCCGCCGGACGAGAAGACGATCCACTTTTCATTTCCGCAGCCCAAGCCCAGTGGGCGCATTGTCGCGGAATTCAAAGGAGTGGCCAAGAGTTATGGCGCGAAGGAAGTTTTTCGTGGGGTGGACTTCGTTATAGAACGCGGCGACCGCGTGGCCCTGGTGGGCGTGAACGGAGCCGGCAAATCCACCATGATCAAGTTGCTGGCCGGCGCTGAACCGGTGACTGCAGGCGAACTGCGCCTGGGCCACAACGTGGAGCCGGACTACTTCGCGCAGGACCAGTACAAGGAACTCAATCCGGACGCGCGCATGCTCGATGACATTTGGCAGGTGGCGCGCCATTCCACCCAGACGGAGTTGCGCAACCTGCTGGGGTGCTTTCTTTTCTCGGCGGACGATGTTTTCAAACGGCTCGGGGTGCTCTCCGGCGGGGAGCGAAATCGGTATGCCCTGGCCCGCATGCTGCTGCAGCCCTCGAATTTTCTTCTGCTGGATGAGCCCACGAACCACCTCGATCTGCGGGCTAAAGATGTGCTGCTGGAAGCATTGGAGAAATTCAAAGGCACCGTGGTATTCGTCTCGCACGACCGCTACTTCATAGACAAACTCGCGACTCGTGTGTTCGAGATTGGCGCCGGAGAGGTACACGTTTTCCCCGGAAACTACGAAGACTACCTATGGCGGAAGCAGAACCGAGGAGAGATCCCTGCCACCATGCCGGAGGCGGCTGCCACCAAGCCATCCGGGAATGGCAACTCGGCCGAGTCAGTCTCGCCGCCAAAACCAAAAAAGCCAAAGATCAACCCCTATAAACTGCGCGAGATGGAAGATCGGCGCAAGGAACTCGAACTAGAGATCTCACGCGCCGAGAAAGACATTAGCGAGTTCGAGCAAGGTGTCTTGACCTTCGTAAGCGCCGAAGAGACTGTCCGGCTGACAACTCGGCTCGAGGAGCGCCGCCGCGAGCTCAGCGAGATGCTAGCGGAGTGGGAACAAGTTTCGCAATCTCTGGAGAGCGTGAACTAGACTTTCTCTACTCTTAGGCACCTGCCTTACCTCGCTAGCTTATCCATTTCTTTCAGCATCTGCTCCGGCCGGGCACGGACCAGGATGCTTTCCGTAAGATTTAACCAGCGCACTGCTCCATTGGCATCTATTAGGAATTCGGCTGGTCGCGAAATATCGTGGCCCTCCGGGCCGGCATGAGGATGCAGGAGATCGTAACGTCGAATTACGTCCGCATTAGGATCCGACAAAATCGGGAAGGTATAACCCAGTTTTGCGGAAAGATTCCGCGAGACCTCCGGCGGGTCAACGCTGATGGCTGCCACCCGAACTCCCCGCGATTCAAATTCGACCAAGTGATGCTCGACACCCCGTAACTCGGAGTTGCAAAGCGGTCACCAATATCCTCGGTAGAAGATAAGCAGAGCGCCCTTGGGAGCAGTGTTTCCAATAGGGGCGGAGAGCAGATCGTGAAGTGATACCTGCTTGTTATGAGTATCCGCAAGGGTGAAGTCGGGAACTTTCTGTCCGATGCGGGGAGAGCCTGCGGATAAAGGAAGACCAGCAGAGGCATGGATCAAGCCGAAGGCAAAAAAGCCGCAGATAGCAGCGCTGAGGACGGCGAGAACCGGACCCGCAACTTTGCCTCGATATAAATCCGGCCGGCTGGAGGCCCGGCGGATGCCCAGGATCAACAGCACCGCCGCGAGAGCAACCATTGCTGCGCTGCCCCAGGGGAAATCCCGCGTCCAGGGGAAATTCACAAAAACTTTCAGGTAGGCGATCGGCGCCAGCAAGGCCAGCAGGAATCCCACCCACAACATCCAGTTCCAGTTTCGTTTATTCATGCCGCCTCGCTCAGCCAAATAGACGAAGAAAAAAGCAAGAAGATACAGAAATCATCCATGGCCTCTCCCGCCAAGCTCATTCACAATGCTGCCCACAAACGCTTTGGCATCACCGAACAACATCAGAGTGCTATCCAGATAATAGAGCGGATTATCTATGCCGGCGAAGCCCGGGCTCATACCGCGCTTAATCACCATCACCGTGCGGGCTTTGTCCACGTCGAGAATAGGCATTCCGTAGATGGGACTGGCGGAATCAGTCCGCGCGGCTGGATTCGTGACGTCGTTAGCACCGATGACCAGGGCGACATCGGTTTGAGGAAAATCGCCATTGATTTCGTCCATCTCGATTAGGCGATCATAGGGAATGTCTGCCTCCGCGAGCAGGACGTTCATGTGCCCCGGCATGCGGCCGGCGACGGGGTGGATGGCGAAGCGCACGTCAACGCCGCGTTTGGTAAGGAGGTCATAGAGCTCGCGAACTTTGTGCTGCGCTTGGGCGACCGCCATGCCGTAGCCCGGTACCACTACAACCTTGTTGGCTGCGGAAAGGATTGCGCTGGCTTCTTCCGGAGTGGCGCTTCGAACCGGCGTTGCTTCCTGCCCAGCGGTGACTGAGGTTTGCACTTGTCCAAAAGCGCCGAATAGAACGTTGGTAAACGAACGGTTCATGGCCTTGGACATGATTACTGACAGAATGAAGCCGGAGGAACCGTCCAGGGCCCCGGCGATGATCAACAGCTTGCTATCAACCACGAATCCCATTGCCGCAGCCGAAAGACCAGCATAGGAGTTGAGTAAGGAGATCACCGTCGGCATATCGGCGCCGCCAATGGGGATGACCATGAGCACGCCAAAAACCAGCGGAATCCCCAGCATGACCGGGAAAAGATGCTCCGATTCCGGATGCTTCACCAGGTGAACGGCGATTCCAACCGCGACCGCTAGCAAGGAAAGATTTACGAAATTCTGGCCACGATAGGTGATCGGCCTCTGGGGCAGAATTTCCTGGAGCTTGCCCGCGGCCATCAGGCTGCCGGTAAAGGTCAACGATCCCAAAATGACCTCAGCCGAGAGCACGGCCATCATGAATGGTGGAACGTCGGGAGTTCGCAAATAGAACTCTGCGGTGCCGACCAAAGTGACGCACAGCGCTCCGAAGGCGTGACTCAAAGCTGTCCGTTGGGGGACTGCCGTCATCTGCACGCGCCCGAGCGGGATTCCGATGATCGTTCCCAGTACCAGGGCGATAGCGATCCATTTGTAGTCCACGATGCCGCGGTGCAATAACGTTCCGCCGATTGCCAGCAGCATGCCAAGCTCGCCAGCCTGAACGCCACGCCGCGCCGTTGCCGGCGAACTCATCCAGTGAAGCGAAAGGATAAAAAGTGCGCTGGCGATCAGATAGACGATCTGAATGATGGGCTGATCGGTCATGATTTGGGTGGGCGGGCGGTCTTGAACATCTTGAGCATTCGATCGGTGATCAGGAATCCGCCCACTACGTTGCTGGTGGCCGCGATGACAGCGATCGTTCCCAGAATTGTGGACAACCTGCTCTTGTGTTCGCCGACGATGACCAACGCTCCGACCACCGCAATCGCATCGAGAGCATTGGTCAGGGACATCAGTGGGGTATGGAGCAACGGTGAAACCCGGCGGATGACTTCAAAGCCGATAAACCCAGCCAGCATGAAGATGAACAGCAAATTAATTACATCGGTGCTCATCGTCCCTCCAATTGTTCTGCCGGAACCAGGGGCGGCAGCGAGAAAAACTCGCGCACGCGTGGATTTACGATCTCGCCGGCGGCAGTGACCAGCGTGTCGCGAATGATTTCGTCATCCTGGTCGAGCTGAAGCTTCCCATTTTTGACGAGGTGCAGCAGGAAGGCTGTGACGTTGCGGGCATACATCTGGCTGGCATGGTAGGGCACGCCGCTGGCGAGGTTAATGGCGCCAATAATGGTGACGCCGTCCTCGACAACCGTCTGACCGGTGCGGGTGAGTTCGCAGTTGCCGCCGCGCTCAGCTGCCAAGTCGAGAATCACCGAACCCGGAGCCATTCCCTTCACCATCTCGCGCGTCACCAGCACTGGCGATTTTTTGCCGGGGATAACGGCGGCGGTGATCACCACATCGCTCTCCCGCACTACGCTGCCCAGAAGTTCACGTTGGCGCTGGTAGAAAGTATCGTCCTGAGCGCGTGCATAGCCGCGCTCATCCTGAGCATCCTTGGCCTCTACGGGAAGCTCGACGAATCTGCCGCCCAGGCTCTGCACTTGTTCTTTGGCCGCGGGCCGGAGATCGTAGGCTGACGCGACCGCGCCCAGCCGACGCGCCGTGGCAATGGCCTGGAGCCCGGCCACCCCGGCACCGATCACAAAAACGCGAGCGGGAGTGATGGTTCCGGCGGCTGTAGTGAGCATAGGAAAGAGCCTCGGCAGTTGGTCCGCAGCCAGCAACACAGCTTTGTAACCGCAGATCGTGCCCATGGAGGAGAGGGCGTCCATGCTTTGCGCACGGGTGGTCCGCGGAACTAACTCAACCGCAAACGAGGTCACACCGGTTTGGGCAATTTGCCGGGTAATTTCGAGTGAGCCCATTGGGCGAAGAAATCCAATCAGGACCTGCTCCCGACGAAGAAGCGGCAGATCGGCCTTGCCGCTTACATCATTCGATCCGTAGCAAAGGATCTGCACCACGATATCGGCGGCGCTGAACACCGCCGCGCGCTCAGCGAGAATCCTGGCTCCCTTTTCGGCGTAAAAACGGTCCGGGTATCCTGCCTGCTCACCTGCACCGGCTTCGATGACGACTTCGAACCCAGCTTTGCT
This genomic window contains:
- a CDS encoding c-type cytochrome, giving the protein MFQRALFVLFVFCSFATLLASAQSGQWLTYGHDLQRSGFTPEERAFSPANVSQLGLIWKTVVPNQPLSMNGLTAPLVVRGVKTPGGNKNLVIVAGSSDHMFALDAETGELVWKTEVAGEDPRPGASTWLCPYSLNATPVIDPARSRVFVIASDGRLHTLALADGSVLIPPIQFVPAFSKMWSLNYSGGVLYTSLSQDCNNVRSGIVALDPEAPGKPVVRFYSAGQCEKSFCGAGIWGRGGPSIDFDGFIYGAAGDADFKPEANAFGDTILKLVPRTLQLAGYYTPSNWEYLTRRDLDMSTSTPVIFRWRDRVLTAVGGKEGAIYVADIATMSGPDHHAPAYISPRYTNKEQTFEKNGIWGEMSVWKDNTGQTWLYVPSWGLPTEAAQFPQSYGPVKAGSIMAFKIVAGAQAKPVLQPAWISRDISVPDPVSIAGGVAFVLGTGENTEQVRNGDISQLLEKRELRNQGHAILYALDARTGRELWSSGDTIAGWTHFSGLAVADDKILATTHDGAVYAFALRAPGAPAPRTTIVPGPPPPTSTVEAAPETPKAEPRPATVPECGDTNALFAKTCASCHGAEGRGVSAVHTPNFTDPAWQRAKGDAELLDAVKNGTDGGMPAFGDKLTAEQIDRLVHCMVRGFAKPQAR
- a CDS encoding sugar phosphate isomerase/epimerase family protein; translation: MSEFSRRDFLRRSAGLAAVAGASVVPGVTAIAGRLTPNNHSVPDITFPAKKHDRIAVASWPFRMYMESPYNTEYRDPKLKGMDLTEFPAHVRDRFGVHNIEPLSMHFRSTDPDYLHEFRTAVEKAGSHIVDIPMGGQESYYDADPEVRKKAVELGKKWVDVAVAVGSPSIRNHIGGAKSSAPNVEVTAKGLKQVAEYGASKNVVVNLENDDLTSEDAFFIVKVIEKVNSPWLRALPDFCNSMMGGNADFNYRAVAAMFKHAYNICHVKDSEVGDKGKVERVDVPKTFGILKASGFRGYCSMEWEGAGDPYHGTQQLIAATLKYL
- a CDS encoding antibiotic biosynthesis monooxygenase — encoded protein: MFARMLELVVKPEKKPELFKRVKEEILPILNRYDGFVDILAFENETEPTKAVTITLWHTKANAERYEREFFPKVKQIVEPYLMVPVTVKYFKLETTISDRLLSAVAA
- a CDS encoding polyphosphate kinase 2 family protein, encoding MKNLKQYLVKPGKKVKLADLDPGYTADVKDSKHADKLLEKHRQRLFDLQELLYAEDKHAFLVVLQGLDAAGKDGTIRHIFTGLNPQGCTVTPFKQPVGEETQHDYLWRVHKAAPKRGMIGIFNRSHYEEVLVVRVHQHLSRGELKRRFEHINDFERLLAETGTTIVKFFLHISREEQAKRLLARLEHPKKYWKVNEGDLIERKFWDQYEDAYEDVFHHCSTKYAPWYIIPADKKWFRNVVISRILVETLKGLKMDYPKQPQWQPFPALSTSKSQARLSR
- a CDS encoding DNA starvation/stationary phase protection protein, which codes for MAKKESRGNHKQNIISAQPRLHQKAREIQAYGTVEFLLPLDLEEPVRLEMTEQLNVLLADTMTLRDLYKKSHWQVAGPTFYQLHLLFDKHFDEQVELVDAIAERIQLLGGVSIAMAPDVAETTRIERPPRGREEVPVQLSRLLDAHKVVISGTRKLARRASTLGDDGTNDLLISEVLRTNELQVWFLSEHLVNVPLVEAEDPGLKSRSA
- a CDS encoding ABC-F family ATP-binding cassette domain-containing protein produces the protein MIQLSAAGKRFGPKILFENLDWLITPRDRIGLVGANGTGKSTLLKVLAGLESLDYGSMTAMKGITAGYLPQDGLTLSGRTVFEECMSVFDDLHAMEREMESLTTRMSEVDHTSAEYDQIADRFHRIQGEFHARDGYALEAQVGAVLVGLGFGKEDWTRRTEEFSGGWQMRLAMAKLLLQKPNLLLLDEPTNHLDLEARNWLEEYLEEYPYAYVLISHDRYFLDVTVSKTAEIWNKRVTFYTGNYEQFLKQKNERKTQLEAAYRNQRDRIEQLEVFINRFRYQATKAKQVQSRIKELERIERIEVPPDEKTIHFSFPQPKPSGRIVAEFKGVAKSYGAKEVFRGVDFVIERGDRVALVGVNGAGKSTMIKLLAGAEPVTAGELRLGHNVEPDYFAQDQYKELNPDARMLDDIWQVARHSTQTELRNLLGCFLFSADDVFKRLGVLSGGERNRYALARMLLQPSNFLLLDEPTNHLDLRAKDVLLEALEKFKGTVVFVSHDRYFIDKLATRVFEIGAGEVHVFPGNYEDYLWRKQNRGEIPATMPEAAATKPSGNGNSAESVSPPKPKKPKINPYKLREMEDRRKELELEISRAEKDISEFEQGVLTFVSAEETVRLTTRLEERRRELSEMLAEWEQVSQSLESVN
- a CDS encoding NAD(P)(+) transhydrogenase (Re/Si-specific) subunit beta: MTDQPIIQIVYLIASALFILSLHWMSSPATARRGVQAGELGMLLAIGGTLLHRGIVDYKWIAIALVLGTIIGIPLGRVQMTAVPQRTALSHAFGALCVTLVGTAEFYLRTPDVPPFMMAVLSAEVILGSLTFTGSLMAAGKLQEILPQRPITYRGQNFVNLSLLAVAVGIAVHLVKHPESEHLFPVMLGIPLVFGVLMVIPIGGADMPTVISLLNSYAGLSAAAMGFVVDSKLLIIAGALDGSSGFILSVIMSKAMNRSFTNVLFGAFGQVQTSVTAGQEATPVRSATPEEASAILSAANKVVVVPGYGMAVAQAQHKVRELYDLLTKRGVDVRFAIHPVAGRMPGHMNVLLAEADIPYDRLIEMDEINGDFPQTDVALVIGANDVTNPAARTDSASPIYGMPILDVDKARTVMVIKRGMSPGFAGIDNPLYYLDSTLMLFGDAKAFVGSIVNELGGRGHG